One Acidobacteriota bacterium DNA window includes the following coding sequences:
- a CDS encoding helix-turn-helix domain-containing protein, whose translation MPVIRESKPSDFIPTALRRHAAAPRLFDFSNAGIRHGHLFCAAWKSEEKAMKAELESLVDQMIVRGILFEEAVKEFEKKFILNVLDRNNNNLSKAADELGIHRNTLSKRVGEYQNGVNGNGGVNGNGHHNGHSKSSNRKPSSRGKKQKQR comes from the coding sequence TTGCCCGTGATAAGAGAGTCTAAGCCTTCAGATTTCATCCCCACAGCTTTACGAAGGCATGCGGCTGCCCCCCGTTTGTTTGATTTCAGCAATGCTGGGATCAGGCATGGCCATCTCTTCTGCGCGGCATGGAAGTCTGAGGAAAAGGCCATGAAAGCTGAATTGGAATCTCTGGTTGATCAAATGATTGTTCGGGGCATTCTTTTTGAAGAAGCCGTCAAAGAGTTCGAAAAGAAATTCATCCTCAATGTTCTCGACCGCAACAACAACAATTTATCAAAAGCTGCGGATGAACTTGGAATCCATCGCAATACCCTGAGCAAACGCGTGGGCGAGTATCAAAATGGCGTCAATGGCAACGGCGGGGTGAATGGAAACGGCCACCACAACGGCCACAGCAAAAGTTCGAACCGCAAACCTTCCTCTCGCGGCAAAAAACAAAAGCAACGCTAA
- a CDS encoding tetratricopeptide repeat protein — protein sequence MFKPILTSLVILLMATAVSAQPARQNKPVPKPAQAQKSEDKTEQAASRFDAGQRAHETGDLAKAVELYGQALELDPELWQAEFQRGAAYFSLNKLVEAKASMMHVNQLLAEYPVTDQLKQIFARVQTTLGEIALAESKLDEAEKAFARVLELNPQSARAHSGLAEIHYNAGKYAEAIAEAKAAIAAGDDHAATLMLLGVALTVTNKFDEALPALNEAVKRDSKNATALLYRAEVFIAQNKPNEAAADLRAALAIEPNTRTKLRLAALLAQTKQFDAAVVLFQEVVNAEPANADARTGLTAALIDSGKAADAVGELEHLIKAEPNRAVLRAQLAELLLPKQPEKALEQYRAAAELEPKNANHQVGLASALVKLRKFQEAVDVLKPVLASNPTGDVEYFARTNLATALFELDDFPNAAREFLWILDHQAKRGDRKRTAITLFFVGVCLDKLGDFEQALRAYNQFLELASPDNQLEIDKVKLRLPSLKHQIEIGQGKKKKG from the coding sequence ATGTTCAAACCGATTCTGACCAGTTTGGTTATCCTTCTGATGGCGACCGCCGTTTCGGCGCAACCTGCTCGTCAAAACAAACCAGTTCCGAAACCGGCGCAAGCCCAGAAGTCGGAAGATAAAACGGAGCAGGCCGCTTCCAGGTTTGACGCCGGGCAGCGCGCACACGAAACAGGCGATTTGGCCAAGGCCGTGGAGCTTTATGGCCAGGCGCTCGAACTCGACCCGGAATTGTGGCAAGCCGAATTTCAGCGCGGTGCCGCCTACTTTTCCCTGAACAAATTGGTTGAAGCGAAAGCTTCGATGATGCACGTGAATCAATTGCTGGCGGAATACCCGGTGACGGATCAGCTCAAACAGATTTTCGCGCGCGTGCAAACGACACTGGGTGAAATCGCGCTGGCCGAATCGAAGCTCGACGAGGCCGAAAAGGCGTTTGCCCGAGTGCTGGAACTGAATCCGCAATCCGCGCGCGCGCATTCCGGGTTGGCCGAAATCCATTACAACGCAGGCAAATACGCCGAGGCGATTGCCGAAGCCAAAGCCGCCATTGCCGCCGGAGACGATCATGCTGCAACCTTGATGTTGCTTGGCGTGGCGCTAACCGTGACGAACAAATTCGATGAAGCCCTGCCCGCGCTCAATGAAGCGGTGAAGCGCGATTCGAAAAACGCGACGGCGTTGCTGTACCGTGCAGAAGTGTTCATCGCGCAAAACAAACCGAACGAAGCCGCGGCGGATTTGCGCGCAGCGCTGGCGATTGAGCCGAACACACGAACGAAACTGCGGTTGGCGGCATTGCTGGCGCAAACCAAACAGTTCGATGCTGCAGTCGTCCTATTTCAGGAAGTCGTCAACGCCGAACCTGCAAACGCGGACGCGCGAACGGGATTGACGGCGGCGCTGATTGATTCGGGCAAAGCCGCCGACGCTGTCGGGGAACTGGAACATCTGATCAAAGCGGAACCAAATCGCGCGGTGCTGCGCGCTCAACTGGCGGAATTGCTGTTGCCAAAACAGCCTGAGAAAGCCTTGGAGCAATACCGCGCCGCCGCCGAACTGGAACCGAAGAACGCCAATCATCAAGTTGGTTTGGCTTCGGCGCTGGTCAAGCTGCGGAAGTTTCAGGAAGCAGTGGACGTGCTAAAACCCGTACTGGCTTCAAATCCGACGGGCGATGTCGAATATTTCGCGCGAACGAATCTGGCGACGGCGTTGTTTGAGCTTGATGATTTCCCCAACGCCGCGCGCGAATTTCTGTGGATTCTGGATCACCAGGCCAAACGCGGAGACCGTAAGCGAACCGCCATCACGCTGTTTTTTGTCGGCGTTTGTTTAGACAAGCTCGGCGATTTTGAGCAGGCGTTGAGAGCGTACAATCAATTTTTGGAACTGGCTTCGCCGGATAATCAATTGGAAATTGACAAAGTGAAACTGCGCTTGCCGTCACTCAAACATCAAATTGAAATTGGGCAGGGAAAGAAAAAGAAAGGCTGA
- a CDS encoding peroxidase: protein MVNALREDYTTAPVTEAERVMLDYVVQLTKDATRISPEHHERLRKAGFDDQAILQITLIASWFNYINRVADALGVGRD, encoded by the coding sequence TTGGTCAACGCGCTGCGCGAGGATTACACCACCGCGCCCGTCACCGAAGCCGAGCGCGTAATGTTGGATTATGTCGTGCAGTTGACCAAAGACGCCACACGCATCTCGCCGGAACACCACGAACGATTGCGAAAAGCGGGTTTCGACGATCAAGCCATTTTGCAGATTACGTTGATCGCTTCCTGGTTCAACTACATCAATCGCGTCGCGGACGCGTTGGGAGTGGGCCGCGATTGA
- a CDS encoding DMT family transporter → MAFVVLIWGGNFAVLKTAYSQIAPFPFAALRFALATVLMMALLWWREGDVRFPKGSFWKFVWLGVIGNTIYQALFANGLAMTTSANSSLIASTSPVAVAIAGGLIGLERITRFTVLGMALALGGISIVVGSRGAALTSHTLWGDLLVLGSVACWAAYVLGMRTVKGHISSLRATTLTMMTGTPGLILFGLPGLAKMQQTGWRGIGTAAIFGIIYSAALALVACYLLYNRNVRLIGGVKTAIYGCLIPVVAALIAWPVLGERPTLLQITGAVLILAGVLLTRRK, encoded by the coding sequence ATGGCATTCGTCGTTCTGATTTGGGGAGGCAATTTTGCTGTCTTGAAAACGGCGTACTCGCAAATTGCTCCTTTTCCGTTTGCGGCGCTGCGGTTTGCGTTGGCGACCGTGTTGATGATGGCGCTGTTGTGGTGGCGCGAAGGTGATGTGCGATTTCCCAAAGGCAGTTTTTGGAAATTTGTCTGGCTGGGAGTGATCGGAAACACCATTTACCAGGCGTTGTTCGCCAACGGTTTGGCAATGACGACTTCGGCCAACAGTTCGTTGATTGCTTCGACTTCTCCGGTCGCCGTCGCGATTGCGGGAGGTTTGATTGGTTTGGAGCGAATTACACGCTTTACGGTTTTGGGAATGGCGCTTGCGCTGGGCGGCATTTCGATTGTCGTCGGTTCGCGCGGAGCGGCGTTGACTTCACACACGTTGTGGGGCGATTTGCTGGTGTTGGGATCGGTCGCTTGCTGGGCGGCGTATGTGTTGGGCATGCGAACCGTCAAAGGACACATTTCTTCCTTGCGAGCAACGACGCTGACAATGATGACGGGCACTCCCGGATTGATCCTGTTCGGCTTGCCGGGGTTGGCCAAAATGCAGCAAACCGGCTGGCGCGGAATCGGTACTGCGGCCATTTTTGGCATTATCTACTCGGCGGCATTGGCGTTGGTGGCTTGCTACCTGCTTTATAACCGTAATGTCCGGCTAATCGGTGGAGTGAAAACGGCAATTTACGGTTGTCTGATTCCTGTAGTCGCTGCGTTGATTGCCTGGCCAGTGTTGGGTGAGCGGCCCACCTTGCTGCAAATCACCGGAGCGGTTTTGATTCTCGCCGGTGTGCTGCTAACTCGGCGGAAATAA
- a CDS encoding sugar phosphate isomerase/epimerase, with amino-acid sequence MLNRRTFLRQTACSAVGSALAIHMMRSDAEAAKLSKIGVQLYTVRNEMAKDFDGSLKKIAELGYKEVEFAGYYNRTPQQIKTLLGQLGLDSPSAHVPLADLRSKLPQAIEAAKVIGHRYIVCPWLAPEDRKTMDQYKQLAATLNKAGEECKKAGLQLAYHNHDFEFTAMDGKLPYDLLLAETDKNLVKMEMDLYWITKANQDPLAYMKKHPNRFVIFHVKDLDKTPNRGITEVGHGVIDFKTIFAKAPKGAIKHYLVEQDTCPGSPFDSLKFSIDYLKKLEF; translated from the coding sequence ATGTTGAATCGAAGAACGTTTCTGCGCCAAACGGCTTGCAGTGCCGTGGGTAGCGCGTTGGCAATCCATATGATGCGAAGCGACGCTGAGGCAGCAAAACTTTCCAAAATCGGTGTGCAGCTTTACACCGTCCGCAATGAAATGGCGAAAGACTTTGACGGTTCGCTCAAGAAAATCGCCGAACTGGGCTACAAGGAAGTCGAATTCGCGGGGTATTACAACCGCACTCCGCAACAGATCAAAACGCTGTTGGGACAACTTGGGTTGGATTCGCCGTCGGCGCACGTGCCGCTGGCGGATTTGCGCAGCAAACTGCCCCAAGCCATCGAAGCGGCCAAAGTCATCGGCCATCGGTACATCGTCTGCCCCTGGCTGGCGCCGGAAGATCGCAAAACAATGGATCAATACAAACAACTCGCCGCTACGCTGAACAAAGCCGGCGAAGAGTGCAAAAAGGCGGGACTCCAGCTTGCGTATCACAACCACGATTTCGAGTTCACGGCGATGGATGGCAAACTCCCCTACGATTTGCTGTTGGCCGAAACCGATAAAAATCTGGTCAAAATGGAAATGGATTTGTACTGGATCACGAAAGCCAACCAGGACCCGCTGGCGTATATGAAAAAACATCCCAACCGGTTCGTGATTTTCCACGTCAAGGATTTGGATAAAACGCCGAACCGCGGCATTACCGAAGTCGGCCACGGCGTCATTGATTTCAAAACCATCTTCGCCAAAGCTCCGAAAGGCGCAATCAAGCATTATCTGGTTGAACAAGACACCTGTCCCGGTTCGCCGTTTGACAGCCTGAAATTCAGCATTGATTACCTGAAGAAGTTGGAGTTTTAG
- a CDS encoding tetratricopeptide repeat protein produces MKLERLLAAISTFILLLSVICPATSQSLNTQTQPTAFDEAIAIEDPAARITALQRILKARPEPELANQIREAIVASWAQLGETHLNDNNIEKAVGDFRKAITALPEPVTDKFFQETVIRIPLAASVRGYRSEAVELGRSLVQRFPKETAKLATLGEFFMTIEAPTDAIQALESAAKVSEPDALLHKALGAAYRMGLRLDDSISEYQQAIGIDPNDKRAYYELANLYRAYGAYTDAIKLYQKQLEIEPKHSASFKGLALTYLAQGNEPSMVAALNQARDLRGTMEEITGDIYLQTQMAFYYLAQGKLKQARQASEAALMIEPRYAWARIAAAEVDMADGKIFEAERNLLTAQRYAGFPTLFFTFGKLYLSVEDFDGAAEQFAKAFSVSTKEPKEIFGARLGGTLDLKAEGLKELLAREHQASIFIANSPTTPEQFRLAESLARFHTWLAEIKRLADSGKSRVTQKQMEELDRAAMDFVEVESSRRSYRSLYVAQKLSQAGIATGLAIELAEQALGTAESATANDGSVREYPNYDRAGRLQVFRGRALDAKGWAQYKAGQTEEAVATLGEAVETYGSLPESKGAKWHLAVVKETAGELNDALDLYLSGYEAPEAGSADVKLAVIEVLYRKANGSTTGLEERLRQAGITATIAANQPDPSPTTRKSSKPAKPQSRGARSSPTSEEKKSKLESGKADLRPAINEMKLDPAPIKPSSETEKLSTPAESAKETDSRKDEELKAEATPAKIMPIVLPEVLPISSISIPLTPLFDSATFYSQLETFKPEFAFPVSEEEIPPPPVKTHTRPRRVSIPAQPKPNNP; encoded by the coding sequence ATGAAGTTGGAACGCCTTCTCGCTGCAATATCTACGTTCATCCTCCTGTTGTCTGTGATTTGCCCGGCAACCTCACAGTCTCTCAATACACAAACACAGCCGACCGCGTTTGACGAGGCTATTGCCATCGAAGACCCCGCGGCGCGCATCACTGCGCTGCAGCGAATTCTGAAAGCTCGCCCCGAGCCGGAACTGGCTAATCAAATCCGCGAAGCCATTGTCGCCAGTTGGGCACAACTGGGCGAAACCCACCTTAATGACAACAACATCGAGAAAGCCGTCGGCGATTTTCGCAAAGCGATAACAGCGTTGCCGGAACCTGTCACCGACAAATTCTTTCAGGAAACGGTGATTCGGATTCCGTTGGCGGCTTCCGTGCGCGGGTATCGCAGTGAAGCCGTTGAACTGGGCAGGTCGTTGGTGCAGCGATTCCCCAAAGAAACTGCGAAACTGGCCACGCTGGGCGAATTCTTCATGACCATTGAAGCGCCGACCGACGCCATTCAGGCATTGGAATCGGCGGCAAAAGTTTCCGAACCGGACGCGTTGTTGCACAAAGCATTGGGCGCGGCTTATCGAATGGGGTTGCGACTGGACGATTCAATTTCCGAATACCAACAAGCCATCGGCATTGATCCGAACGACAAACGCGCATATTACGAACTGGCCAATTTATATCGCGCCTATGGCGCATACACCGACGCCATCAAGCTGTACCAGAAACAACTGGAAATCGAACCGAAACATTCTGCTTCGTTCAAAGGATTGGCATTGACCTATTTGGCCCAAGGGAACGAACCGTCCATGGTTGCCGCGCTGAATCAGGCGCGTGATCTGCGCGGGACGATGGAAGAAATTACCGGCGATATTTATCTGCAAACGCAAATGGCGTTTTATTACCTGGCGCAAGGGAAGTTGAAGCAGGCGCGTCAGGCCTCCGAAGCCGCGTTGATGATCGAACCGCGCTACGCCTGGGCGCGCATCGCCGCCGCAGAAGTGGACATGGCCGACGGCAAAATTTTTGAAGCCGAACGCAACTTGCTCACCGCACAGCGGTACGCCGGTTTTCCAACACTCTTTTTTACATTCGGAAAGCTCTATTTGTCAGTTGAAGATTTTGATGGCGCCGCCGAACAGTTTGCCAAAGCCTTCAGCGTTTCGACCAAAGAACCAAAGGAAATCTTCGGTGCCCGCCTGGGCGGCACGTTGGATTTGAAAGCGGAAGGATTGAAAGAATTACTGGCCCGCGAACATCAAGCGTCCATCTTTATCGCCAATTCTCCCACGACGCCCGAACAATTTCGATTGGCTGAATCCCTGGCGCGTTTCCATACCTGGCTTGCGGAAATCAAACGGTTGGCGGATTCCGGCAAAAGTCGAGTCACACAAAAGCAGATGGAAGAATTGGACCGTGCAGCCATGGATTTTGTCGAAGTGGAAAGCTCACGCCGTTCTTACCGTTCCCTGTATGTGGCGCAGAAACTTTCCCAGGCAGGAATTGCCACGGGACTGGCGATTGAGCTGGCTGAACAGGCCCTGGGAACTGCGGAATCGGCGACTGCAAACGACGGTTCGGTGCGGGAATATCCCAACTATGACCGCGCCGGCAGATTGCAAGTTTTCCGTGGCCGCGCATTGGATGCCAAAGGCTGGGCACAATACAAAGCCGGTCAAACGGAGGAAGCTGTCGCCACACTTGGCGAAGCCGTCGAAACCTATGGATCGTTGCCCGAATCCAAAGGAGCCAAGTGGCATTTGGCTGTCGTCAAAGAAACTGCCGGAGAATTGAACGATGCGCTTGATCTTTACCTGTCGGGTTATGAAGCGCCGGAAGCTGGTAGCGCCGACGTGAAACTTGCCGTAATCGAAGTGCTTTATCGCAAAGCCAATGGCTCAACCACGGGATTGGAAGAGCGTTTGCGTCAAGCCGGAATTACCGCCACCATCGCCGCCAATCAACCCGACCCAAGCCCAACAACCAGAAAATCTTCCAAACCGGCCAAGCCTCAATCCAGAGGAGCGAGATCATCGCCGACATCTGAAGAAAAAAAGTCGAAACTGGAAAGTGGAAAAGCGGATTTGCGACCAGCAATCAATGAAATGAAGCTTGACCCGGCCCCAATCAAACCAAGCTCAGAGACAGAAAAGCTGTCTACGCCTGCAGAATCAGCAAAAGAGACGGATTCGAGGAAGGATGAGGAACTAAAAGCAGAAGCCACACCTGCGAAAATTATGCCTATCGTGCTTCCTGAGGTTTTACCCATTTCCAGCATCAGCATACCGCTGACGCCCTTGTTTGACTCAGCAACGTTTTACTCTCAGTTGGAGACGTTCAAACCTGAGTTTGCCTTCCCGGTTTCAGAAGAAGAAATTCCGCCGCCGCCGGTCAAAACCCACACTCGTCCCAGACGAGTCAGCATTCCCGCACAACCGAAACCCAATAACCCGTAA
- a CDS encoding phosphoribosylaminoimidazolesuccinocarboxamide synthase, whose translation MNVVPNVAAANLHIPGLKYLRSGKVRDIYEADENHLVIIASDRISAFDCVLPNTIPYKGQVLTQLSRFWFERFANVVSTHLVETDVEKFPADLLKTLSSESKSALAGRAMLVNRTEVVPFECVVRGYLAGSGWKDYVQTGVVCGHRLPEGLPESGKLPEPIFTPATKAETGHDINVSLAEMSAAIGEGLANKLEAISLQIYKEAADLAAKRGIIICDTKFEFGIRDGQIVWIDEALTPDSSRFWPQASYSPGKSQPSFDKQYVRDYLETLDWDKRPPAPALPDDVVTATSQKYLEAYQRITGHTLPIV comes from the coding sequence ATGAATGTCGTACCCAATGTCGCTGCTGCAAATCTCCACATCCCGGGATTGAAATATCTGCGAAGCGGCAAAGTGCGCGATATTTATGAAGCGGATGAAAACCATCTGGTGATCATCGCAAGTGATCGCATTTCGGCTTTCGATTGTGTGTTGCCGAATACGATTCCGTACAAGGGGCAGGTGCTGACACAGTTGTCACGGTTTTGGTTTGAACGGTTTGCAAACGTTGTTTCGACACATCTGGTTGAAACGGATGTCGAGAAATTTCCCGCGGACCTGTTGAAGACCCTGTCTTCGGAATCTAAATCTGCATTGGCTGGACGAGCCATGTTGGTAAATCGCACGGAAGTTGTTCCATTTGAATGCGTAGTTCGTGGGTACTTAGCGGGTTCAGGATGGAAGGATTACGTGCAAACCGGCGTGGTGTGTGGGCACAGGCTCCCGGAAGGATTGCCAGAATCCGGAAAGTTGCCGGAACCGATTTTTACGCCAGCAACAAAAGCCGAAACCGGACACGACATCAATGTTTCACTTGCTGAGATGTCTGCCGCAATTGGCGAAGGGTTGGCGAATAAGCTGGAAGCGATCAGCTTGCAGATTTACAAGGAAGCAGCGGACTTGGCTGCAAAACGCGGCATCATCATTTGCGATACAAAATTTGAATTCGGCATACGTGACGGTCAGATCGTGTGGATTGACGAAGCTCTGACGCCGGATTCTTCCAGGTTCTGGCCACAGGCCAGTTATTCGCCTGGCAAATCACAGCCATCGTTCGACAAACAGTATGTGCGGGATTATCTGGAGACACTGGACTGGGATAAGCGCCCCCCCGCGCCTGCTTTGCCGGATGACGTGGTCACAGCGACAAGCCAAAAATACTTGGAGGCTTATCAACGGATTACTGGCCACACATTGCCGATTGTCTGA